A region from the Pogoniulus pusillus isolate bPogPus1 chromosome 13, bPogPus1.pri, whole genome shotgun sequence genome encodes:
- the LOC135180383 gene encoding basic proline-rich protein-like, translated as MSDPPTSIRPQTGRAGGQRAGPFPPSAATARTRTRARAGAAARPPARPPPPPPRARPQGLWPLTPPPPPAPRPPPPPPAAVGARGAAEEEEEEAAAVAAAAAPGVAAAPFYLIEAAVEAAGGKEREGRWGGGAGGGDPGGGDPGCGVSERVWGRGESPPAAAPAPPAGRPLGSCLFKPPPPPPSSSPSSSSSPAPPSARREQWSEPLTQPSPPGLEWDRPTGKGRFFACRKGAGRARPIDRTPGQRRGGVEFARRILRHWTGGFISPNWMKKGLRKCQAAKAALLCLGNLKSLTVTLNQQLNTTGTVPFTYLHHYFAALPQTLLCYTGITKSPPEVVFVVHQMEISLQLDNRCQVMQPLRQQKMESPGVPTSSDSSTIKNPFSTCHSPPPISTFKLLNLQFWVWI; from the exons ATGTCAGACCCCCCCACATCAATCCGCCCGCAGACGGGCCGGGCCGGCGGGCAGCGAGCCggccccttccccccctccgcAGCAACCGCACGGACACGGACGCGGGCACGGGCCGGGGCGGCCGCGCGCCCGCCCGCgcgccccccgccgccgccgcctcgcgCCCGCCCTCAGGGGCTCTGGCCCCTCacgccgccgcctcctcctgCCCCGCGGCCTCCGCCGCCCCCGCCGGCTGCTGTGGGGGCGCGGGGAGCGGCTG aggaggaggaggaggaggcggcggctGTAGCGGCCGCTGCCGCCCCCGGAGTGGCCGCCGCTCCCTTCTACCTCATAGAGGCCGCTGTGGAAGCGGCGGgcggaaaggaaagggaggggaggtggggagggggcgcTGGCGGCGGCGACCCTGGCGGCGGCGACCCTGGCTGCGGTGTAAGCGAGCGTGTGTGGGGAAGGGGCGAGTCTCCACCCGCCGCCGCTCCTGCTCCCCCAGCCGGCCGCCCGCTCGGCTCTTGTCTCTTTAAACCGCCCCCCCCGCCTCCTTCGTcgtctccttcctcctcctcctcgcccgCACCCCCCTCCGCCCGCCGTGAGCAATGGTCCGAGCCGCTAACTCAACCTAGCCCGCCAGGCCTGGAGTGGGACAGACCAACAGGAAAGGGGCG CTTTTTCGCCTGCCGGAAAGGGGCGGGAAGGGCTCGGCCGATTGACAGGACGCCCGGCCAACGGAGAGGAGGGGTGGAGTTTGCGCGGAGAATACTGAG GCACTGGACTGGTGGTTTCATTTCTCCTAACTGGATGAAGAAGGGACTGAGAAAATGTCAGGCTGCAAAGGCTGCATTGCTCTGCCTTGGGAATTTAAAATCCTTGACAGTCACATTAAACCAACAACTCAACACGACTGGAACTGTGCCTTTCACCTATCTGCATCACTATTTTGCTGCCTTGCCCCAGACTCTACTGTGTTACACAGGCATCACCAAAAGCCCACCTGAAGTTGTATTTGTGGTACACCAAATGGAGATATCATTACAGCTAGACAACAGATGCCAAGTCATGCAACCTCTCAGACAACAGAAGATGGAAAGCCCTGGGGTGCCAACTTCCTCAGATTCTTCAACCATCAAAAATCCCTTCAGTACATGTCATTCTCCCCCACCTATTAGTACATTCAAATTACTGAACCTGCAGTTCTGGGTATGGATTTGA